The Cataglyphis hispanica isolate Lineage 1 chromosome 5, ULB_Chis1_1.0, whole genome shotgun sequence genome has a segment encoding these proteins:
- the LOC126849647 gene encoding BTB/POZ domain-containing protein KCTD5 isoform X1, producing MSIDADASMADFSDTNSHEMTENHVGKRCNNQWVRLNVGGTYFLTAKTTLARDPNSFLYRLCQEDSDLISDRDETGAYLIDRDPTYFSPVLNYLRHGKLVINKDLTEEGVLEEAEFYNITELIRLVKERIILRDTRPQRDSKKHVYRVLQCHEDELTQMVSTMSDGWRFEQLINIGSQYNYGNDDHAEFLCVVSREYGASQLSSKEEESTDRVKVPLSYSTVSHSYLSQSSHG from the exons ATGTCAATTGATGCCGATGCAAGTATGGCGGATTTCAGCGATACGAATTCGCACGAAATGACAGAGAATCATGTTGGCAAGCGGTGCAATAATCAGTGGGTGCGGTTGAACGTTGGCGGGACGTATTTTTTAACGGCCAAGACCACTCTGGCGAGAGATCCCAACTCGTTTCTCTATCGACTCTGTCAGGAAGACTCGGACCTTATTTCGGACAGG GACGAAACGGGAGCGTATCTGATAGACCGCGACCCCACATACTTCAGTCCAGTGTTAAATTATCTACGTCACGGCAAATTGGTCATAAATAAGGATTTAACGGAAGAAGGTGTATTGGAGGAAGCAGAGTTTTATAACATCACCGAGCTCATTCGGTTAGTCAAAGAAAGAATCATATTGAGGGACACTAGACCGCAGAGGGATTCCAAAAAGCATGTTTATAGAGTTCTTCAATGTCACGAGGATGAATTAACGCAAATGGTGTCCACAATGTCGGACGGATGGAGATTCGAACAG ttaatcaACATAGGTTCTCAATATAACTATGGTAATGACGATCACGCTGAATTTCTGTGTGTTGTAAGCCGAGAATATGGAGCTAGTCAGCTCAGCAGTAAGGAAGAGGAGTCCACGGATCGAGTCAAGGTACCGCTATCCTATTCAACTGTTTCCCATTCTTATTTGAGCCAAAGTAGTCATGGCTAA
- the LOC126849644 gene encoding forkhead box protein K1 isoform X1, protein MSTYSRTQESDAWALLALKSAPASPTKMQWNPESKGAPIARLEGREFEYMVRQRRITIGRNSSKGEVDVNMGHSSFISRKHLEIYYEHPFFYMVCNGKNGVFVDGVFQRKGASPFQLPKTCTFRFPSTTIRLIFQSLIDEQEQSNIRVPSPPKQRAPLPPLRINIPDAGYSSPFPSPTGTISAANSCPASPRAGQGRRNISADLQMVAAYAAAVANDPQNSTLDRHNLERHEGGQSSSRQISPEPGAEARYRSGNSSGPNGTTPHYSPPKDDSKPPYSYAQLIVQAIASALDKQLTLSGIYSYITKNYPYYRTADKGWQNSIRHNLSLNRYFIKVPRSQEEPGKGSFWKIDPQSEAKLIDQAFRRRRQRGVPCFRAPFGTLSSSRSAPASPSHVGISGLMTPECLSREASPGPESYPDSSVPSPAGQLATSQSAPGSPGHPYTSSQSTHKGRLMQTIVTNGVSGDTGREEKYLVPGPNVVEDHSLSPAGQYSPAPVIVQTTYNYSGNFIGPDAGVGGVSKRAHEESDSSPGSPAPLAIVESPEPPEQPSQSKRQRIHEMDDH, encoded by the exons ATGTCTACGTACTCTCGTACCCAGGAGAGCGACGCGTGGGCTCTTCTGGCATTGAAGTCGGCACCGGCCAGCCCGACGAAGATGCAGTGGAATCCGGAGTCGAAGGGCGCGCCGATAGCGCGGCTCGAGGGCCGCGAGTTCGAGTATATGGTTAGGCAACGGCGCATCACGATCGGCCGTAACAGCAGCAAGGGTGAGGTCGACGTCAACATGGGCCACTCCAGCTTTATCTCGCGAAAGCACCTTGAAATCTATTACGAGCATCCGTTTTTCTACATGGTGTGCAATGGCAAGAACGGTGTGTTTGTCGACGGAGTGTTTCAGCGCAAGGGCGCTTCTCCCTTTCAGCTACCAAAGAC ATGTACATTCAGATTTCCGAGTACAACGATAAGGCTGATTTTTCAGTCGCTTATAGACGAACAGGAGCAAAGTAATATTCGCGTGCCCTCCCCGCCAAAACAAAGGGCACCTTTACCGCCACTGCGGATAAATATACCGGATGCCGGGTATAGCAGTCCGTTCCCATCGCCCACGGGAACAATTAGTGCCGCCAATTCCTGTCCGGCGAGTCCACGCGCCGGTCAGGGTAGGAGAAACATTTCGGCGGATTTGCAGATGGTTGCAGCGTACGCCGCTGCTGTGGCGAACGATCCGCAAAATTCCACCTTGGACAGGCATAACTTGGAGAGGCACGAGGGTGGACAGAGTTCCAGCAGGCAGATTAGCCCTGAGCCTGGTGCTGAGGCACGTTACAGAAGCGGAAACAGTTCGGGACCGAACGGTACCACGCCACACTATAGCCCACCGAAGGACGACTCAAAGCCGCCATATTCCTACGCACAACTGATTGTTCAGGCGATAGCATCGGCGTTAGATAAGCAGCTCACATTGTCGGGCATTTATTCTTACATCACTAAGAACTATCCGTACTATAGGACCGCGGATAAGGGCTGGCAGAATTCTATTCGGCACAATCTATCTTTGAATCGTTATTTCATCAAAGTACCCAGAAGCCAAGAGGAGCCGGGTAAAGGTTCTTTCTGGAAGATAGATCCTCAGTCGGAAGCCAAGCTCATTGATCAAGCCTTTAGACGGAGACGACAACGTGGCGTACCTTGTTTCCGTGCGCCTTTTGGAACATTATCATCGAG TAGGAGTGCACCGGCTTCGCCATCTCACGTAGGGATTAGCGGTTTGATGACGCCGGAATGTCTAAGCAGAGAAGCTTCCCCAGGACCCGAATCGTATCCGGACAGTTCTGTCCCCTCTCCGGCTGGACAACTTGCGACGAGTCAATCGGCGCCCGGCTCGCCCGGTCATCCATACACATCGTCTCAGTCGACTCACAAGGGACGTCTGATGCAAACGATTGTAACAAACGGCGTTAGTGGTGATACTGGAAGAGAAG aaaaatatttggtgCCTGGACCAAACGTTGTAGAGGACCATTCTTTATCTCCGGCTGGCCAATACAGTCCGGCTCCTGTTATTGTACAAACGACGTATAATTACAG TGGAAATTTTATCGGCCCCGATGCTGGCGTCGGGGGGGTTAGCAAACGTGCCCACGAAGAGTCGGACAGCTCGCCGGGTTCACCGGCCCCACTTGCGATTGTCGAGAGTCCCGAGCCACCCGAACAACCATCGCAATCTAAACGTCAACGTATTCACGAGATGGACGATCATTGA
- the LOC126849644 gene encoding forkhead box protein K1 isoform X3, translated as MQWNPESKGAPIARLEGREFEYMVRQRRITIGRNSSKGEVDVNMGHSSFISRKHLEIYYEHPFFYMVCNGKNGVFVDGVFQRKGASPFQLPKTCTFRFPSTTIRLIFQSLIDEQEQSNIRVPSPPKQRAPLPPLRINIPDAGYSSPFPSPTGTISAANSCPASPRAGQGRRNISADLQMVAAYAAAVANDPQNSTLDRHNLERHEGGQSSSRQISPEPGAEARYRSGNSSGPNGTTPHYSPPKDDSKPPYSYAQLIVQAIASALDKQLTLSGIYSYITKNYPYYRTADKGWQNSIRHNLSLNRYFIKVPRSQEEPGKGSFWKIDPQSEAKLIDQAFRRRRQRGVPCFRAPFGTLSSSRSAPASPSHVGISGLMTPECLSREASPGPESYPDSSVPSPAGQLATSQSAPGSPGHPYTSSQSTHKGRLMQTIVTNGVSGDTGREEKYLVPGPNVVEDHSLSPAGQYSPAPVIVQTTYNYSGNFIGPDAGVGGVSKRAHEESDSSPGSPAPLAIVESPEPPEQPSQSKRQRIHEMDDH; from the exons ATGCAGTGGAATCCGGAGTCGAAGGGCGCGCCGATAGCGCGGCTCGAGGGCCGCGAGTTCGAGTATATGGTTAGGCAACGGCGCATCACGATCGGCCGTAACAGCAGCAAGGGTGAGGTCGACGTCAACATGGGCCACTCCAGCTTTATCTCGCGAAAGCACCTTGAAATCTATTACGAGCATCCGTTTTTCTACATGGTGTGCAATGGCAAGAACGGTGTGTTTGTCGACGGAGTGTTTCAGCGCAAGGGCGCTTCTCCCTTTCAGCTACCAAAGAC ATGTACATTCAGATTTCCGAGTACAACGATAAGGCTGATTTTTCAGTCGCTTATAGACGAACAGGAGCAAAGTAATATTCGCGTGCCCTCCCCGCCAAAACAAAGGGCACCTTTACCGCCACTGCGGATAAATATACCGGATGCCGGGTATAGCAGTCCGTTCCCATCGCCCACGGGAACAATTAGTGCCGCCAATTCCTGTCCGGCGAGTCCACGCGCCGGTCAGGGTAGGAGAAACATTTCGGCGGATTTGCAGATGGTTGCAGCGTACGCCGCTGCTGTGGCGAACGATCCGCAAAATTCCACCTTGGACAGGCATAACTTGGAGAGGCACGAGGGTGGACAGAGTTCCAGCAGGCAGATTAGCCCTGAGCCTGGTGCTGAGGCACGTTACAGAAGCGGAAACAGTTCGGGACCGAACGGTACCACGCCACACTATAGCCCACCGAAGGACGACTCAAAGCCGCCATATTCCTACGCACAACTGATTGTTCAGGCGATAGCATCGGCGTTAGATAAGCAGCTCACATTGTCGGGCATTTATTCTTACATCACTAAGAACTATCCGTACTATAGGACCGCGGATAAGGGCTGGCAGAATTCTATTCGGCACAATCTATCTTTGAATCGTTATTTCATCAAAGTACCCAGAAGCCAAGAGGAGCCGGGTAAAGGTTCTTTCTGGAAGATAGATCCTCAGTCGGAAGCCAAGCTCATTGATCAAGCCTTTAGACGGAGACGACAACGTGGCGTACCTTGTTTCCGTGCGCCTTTTGGAACATTATCATCGAG TAGGAGTGCACCGGCTTCGCCATCTCACGTAGGGATTAGCGGTTTGATGACGCCGGAATGTCTAAGCAGAGAAGCTTCCCCAGGACCCGAATCGTATCCGGACAGTTCTGTCCCCTCTCCGGCTGGACAACTTGCGACGAGTCAATCGGCGCCCGGCTCGCCCGGTCATCCATACACATCGTCTCAGTCGACTCACAAGGGACGTCTGATGCAAACGATTGTAACAAACGGCGTTAGTGGTGATACTGGAAGAGAAG aaaaatatttggtgCCTGGACCAAACGTTGTAGAGGACCATTCTTTATCTCCGGCTGGCCAATACAGTCCGGCTCCTGTTATTGTACAAACGACGTATAATTACAG TGGAAATTTTATCGGCCCCGATGCTGGCGTCGGGGGGGTTAGCAAACGTGCCCACGAAGAGTCGGACAGCTCGCCGGGTTCACCGGCCCCACTTGCGATTGTCGAGAGTCCCGAGCCACCCGAACAACCATCGCAATCTAAACGTCAACGTATTCACGAGATGGACGATCATTGA
- the LOC126849648 gene encoding glucose-induced degradation protein 4 homolog yields the protein MPVKVDVVPPPPANSKQPGVTKSLLYNGSRFQGSQKSKGNSYDVEVVLQHVDEENSYLCGYLKIKGLTEEFPTLTTFFDGEIISKKYPFLTRKWDADEDVDKKHWSKFESFCQYAKTFNSDTFDYEALKGTDFVFMRWKEHFLVPDHTIKDINGASFAGFYYICFQKSAATIEGFYYHRSSEWYQSLNLRHVPEHSIQIYEFR from the exons ATGCCGGTGAAGGTCGACGTGGTACCGCCACCGCCCGCGAACTCGAAACAGCCCGGTGTCACCAAGTCCCTGTTATACAACGGCTCGCGTTTTCAGGGTTCGCAAAAGTCCAAGGGCAACAGTTACGACGTAGAGGTGGTTTTGCAG CACGTAGACGAAGAGAACAGTTACCTGTGcggatatttgaaaattaagggTTTGACCGAGGAATTTCCGACTTTGACAACGTTTTTCGACGGcgaaattatttcgaaaaaatatccgTTTCTCACCCGCAAGTGGGATGCGGACGAAGATGTTGACAAGAAACACTGG AGTAAGTTTGAGTCGTTCTGCCAATATGCCAAAACATTCAATTCCGATACATTTGATTACGAGGCACTGAAGGGAACAGACTTTGTATTTATGAGGTGGAAGGAGCACTTTTTAGTTCCCGATCACACAATCAAAGATATTAATGGTGCCTCTTTTGCGGGATTCTACTACATTTGCTTCCAGAAATCCGCCGCCACAATAGAGGGCTTTTATTATCATCGTAGTTCCGAATG GTATCAGTCCTTGAATTTGAGACATGTTCCGGAACACAGtatacaaatttatgaattCAGGTGA
- the LOC126849647 gene encoding BTB/POZ domain-containing protein KCTD5 isoform X2 has translation MSIDADASMADFSDTNSHEMTENHVGKRCNNQWVRLNVGGTYFLTAKTTLARDPNSFLYRLCQEDSDLISDRDETGAYLIDRDPTYFSPVLNYLRHGKLVINKDLTEEGVLEEAEFYNITELIRLVKERIILRDTRPQRDSKKHVYRVLQCHEDELTQMVSTMSDGWRFEQLINIGSQYNYGNDDHAEFLCVVSREYGASQLSSKEEESTDRVKVLQQKGSRM, from the exons ATGTCAATTGATGCCGATGCAAGTATGGCGGATTTCAGCGATACGAATTCGCACGAAATGACAGAGAATCATGTTGGCAAGCGGTGCAATAATCAGTGGGTGCGGTTGAACGTTGGCGGGACGTATTTTTTAACGGCCAAGACCACTCTGGCGAGAGATCCCAACTCGTTTCTCTATCGACTCTGTCAGGAAGACTCGGACCTTATTTCGGACAGG GACGAAACGGGAGCGTATCTGATAGACCGCGACCCCACATACTTCAGTCCAGTGTTAAATTATCTACGTCACGGCAAATTGGTCATAAATAAGGATTTAACGGAAGAAGGTGTATTGGAGGAAGCAGAGTTTTATAACATCACCGAGCTCATTCGGTTAGTCAAAGAAAGAATCATATTGAGGGACACTAGACCGCAGAGGGATTCCAAAAAGCATGTTTATAGAGTTCTTCAATGTCACGAGGATGAATTAACGCAAATGGTGTCCACAATGTCGGACGGATGGAGATTCGAACAG ttaatcaACATAGGTTCTCAATATAACTATGGTAATGACGATCACGCTGAATTTCTGTGTGTTGTAAGCCGAGAATATGGAGCTAGTCAGCTCAGCAGTAAGGAAGAGGAGTCCACGGATCGAGTCAAG
- the LOC126849644 gene encoding forkhead box protein K1 isoform X2, with translation MSTYSRTQESDAWALLALKSAPASPTKMQWNPESKGAPIARLEGREFEYMVRQRRITIGRNSSKGEVDVNMGHSSFISRKHLEIYYEHPFFYMVCNGKNGVFVDGVFQRKGASPFQLPKTCTFRFPSTTIRLIFQSLIDEQEQSNIRVPSPPKQRAPLPPLRINIPDAGYSSPFPSPTGTISAANSCPASPRAGQGRRNISADLQMVAAYAAAVANDPQNSTLDRHNLERHEGGQSSSRQISPEPGAEARYRSGNSSGPNGTTPHYSPPKDDSKPPYSYAQLIVQAIASALDKQLTLSGIYSYITKNYPYYRTADKGWQNSIRHNLSLNRYFIKVPRSQEEPGKGSFWKIDPQSEAKLIDQAFRRRRQRGVPCFRAPFGTLSSRSAPASPSHVGISGLMTPECLSREASPGPESYPDSSVPSPAGQLATSQSAPGSPGHPYTSSQSTHKGRLMQTIVTNGVSGDTGREEKYLVPGPNVVEDHSLSPAGQYSPAPVIVQTTYNYSGNFIGPDAGVGGVSKRAHEESDSSPGSPAPLAIVESPEPPEQPSQSKRQRIHEMDDH, from the exons ATGTCTACGTACTCTCGTACCCAGGAGAGCGACGCGTGGGCTCTTCTGGCATTGAAGTCGGCACCGGCCAGCCCGACGAAGATGCAGTGGAATCCGGAGTCGAAGGGCGCGCCGATAGCGCGGCTCGAGGGCCGCGAGTTCGAGTATATGGTTAGGCAACGGCGCATCACGATCGGCCGTAACAGCAGCAAGGGTGAGGTCGACGTCAACATGGGCCACTCCAGCTTTATCTCGCGAAAGCACCTTGAAATCTATTACGAGCATCCGTTTTTCTACATGGTGTGCAATGGCAAGAACGGTGTGTTTGTCGACGGAGTGTTTCAGCGCAAGGGCGCTTCTCCCTTTCAGCTACCAAAGAC ATGTACATTCAGATTTCCGAGTACAACGATAAGGCTGATTTTTCAGTCGCTTATAGACGAACAGGAGCAAAGTAATATTCGCGTGCCCTCCCCGCCAAAACAAAGGGCACCTTTACCGCCACTGCGGATAAATATACCGGATGCCGGGTATAGCAGTCCGTTCCCATCGCCCACGGGAACAATTAGTGCCGCCAATTCCTGTCCGGCGAGTCCACGCGCCGGTCAGGGTAGGAGAAACATTTCGGCGGATTTGCAGATGGTTGCAGCGTACGCCGCTGCTGTGGCGAACGATCCGCAAAATTCCACCTTGGACAGGCATAACTTGGAGAGGCACGAGGGTGGACAGAGTTCCAGCAGGCAGATTAGCCCTGAGCCTGGTGCTGAGGCACGTTACAGAAGCGGAAACAGTTCGGGACCGAACGGTACCACGCCACACTATAGCCCACCGAAGGACGACTCAAAGCCGCCATATTCCTACGCACAACTGATTGTTCAGGCGATAGCATCGGCGTTAGATAAGCAGCTCACATTGTCGGGCATTTATTCTTACATCACTAAGAACTATCCGTACTATAGGACCGCGGATAAGGGCTGGCAGAATTCTATTCGGCACAATCTATCTTTGAATCGTTATTTCATCAAAGTACCCAGAAGCCAAGAGGAGCCGGGTAAAGGTTCTTTCTGGAAGATAGATCCTCAGTCGGAAGCCAAGCTCATTGATCAAGCCTTTAGACGGAGACGACAACGTGGCGTACCTTGTTTCCGTGCGCCTTTTGGAACATTATCATCGAG GAGTGCACCGGCTTCGCCATCTCACGTAGGGATTAGCGGTTTGATGACGCCGGAATGTCTAAGCAGAGAAGCTTCCCCAGGACCCGAATCGTATCCGGACAGTTCTGTCCCCTCTCCGGCTGGACAACTTGCGACGAGTCAATCGGCGCCCGGCTCGCCCGGTCATCCATACACATCGTCTCAGTCGACTCACAAGGGACGTCTGATGCAAACGATTGTAACAAACGGCGTTAGTGGTGATACTGGAAGAGAAG aaaaatatttggtgCCTGGACCAAACGTTGTAGAGGACCATTCTTTATCTCCGGCTGGCCAATACAGTCCGGCTCCTGTTATTGTACAAACGACGTATAATTACAG TGGAAATTTTATCGGCCCCGATGCTGGCGTCGGGGGGGTTAGCAAACGTGCCCACGAAGAGTCGGACAGCTCGCCGGGTTCACCGGCCCCACTTGCGATTGTCGAGAGTCCCGAGCCACCCGAACAACCATCGCAATCTAAACGTCAACGTATTCACGAGATGGACGATCATTGA
- the LOC126849646 gene encoding ras-related protein Rab-40C: MAAGEASTAKPRQEKQYDYLLKFLLVGDSDVGKQEILSGLEDGAAESPFCSGSAYKTTTILLDGKRVKLQLWDTSGQGRFCTIIRSYSRGAQGILLVYDITNKWSFDGIDRWLKEVEEHAPGVPKVLVGNRLHLAFKRQVGERDAETYAAKNRMAFFEVSPLCDFNIRESFSELSRMALHRNGMERLWRSNKVLSLQELACRAIVARTTVYGIDQLPLPKSIKSHLKSYAMTTTTQLRYNGNRSSSSSKSLGSHHRKLRFVGVGHNNGLSTPGSSPGSITDSRTSCVGRNSCTVS; this comes from the exons ATGGCTGCAGGTGAGGCCAGCACGGCGAAGCCTCGTCAGGAGAAACAGTACGACTATCTGCTCAAGTTTCTCTTGGTGGGCGACAGCGACGTCGGCAAGCAGGAGATCTTGAGCGGCCTCGAGGACGGCGCCGCGGAGTCGCCGTTCTGCAGTGGCAGCG CTTACAAAACTACCACTATTCTATTGGATGGGAAACGAGTGAAGCTGCAATTATGGGATACATCAGGCCAAGGTAGATTCTGCACAATCATTCGGTCTTATTCTAGAGGTGCGCAGGGTATACTCTTGGTGTATGATATTACCAACAAATGGTCCTTTGACGGCATCGATAGGTGGCTAAAAGAAGTTGAAGAG cATGCGCCTGGAGTACCAAAAGTATTGGTTGGCAATCGTCTACACTTGGCTTTCAAGAGACAAGTGGGGGAACGAGATGCAGAGACTTACGCAGCTAAAAATCGAATGGCATTTTTCGAAGTCTCGCCTCTCTGCGACTTCAATATTCGCGAGAGCTTCTCAGAACTCTCTCGCATGGCGTTGCATAGGAACGGCATGGAAAGATTATGGCGATCGAATAAAG TGCTCAGCCTACAAGAATTGGCATGTCGCGCGATAGTGGCTCGAACAACGGTTTACGGTATCGACCAATTGCCGTTGCCCAAATCGATCAAGTCGCACTTGAAATCGTACGCGATGACAACCACGACCCAGTTGCGCTATAACGGCAACCGTTCGTCAAGTTCCAGCAAGAGTTTGGGATCGCATCATCGGAAGCTGCGCTTCGTCGGGGTGGGTCACAACAACGGATTGTCGACGCCCGGCAGTTCGCCCGGCAGCATCACTGATTCTCGTACAAGTTGCGTCGGTCGCAATTCCTGCACAGTGTCTTGA